One Streptomyces sp. NBC_00223 genomic window carries:
- a CDS encoding phosphatidylserine decarboxylase → MPHSHSSAPRGRVRLARGASPWLLPTLATAAVSLARSRRSGRWAAVAVPTTALAAGMLWFFRDPEREITDGRVISPADGVVQSIMPWKDGRTRVAIFMSPLNVHVNRAPLAGTVTSVEHIPGGYVPAFNKESEFNERVIWHFDTELGDIEVVQIAGAVARRIVPYVPRGCKVEQGDRIGLIRFGSRVDVYLPEGVEPAVEVGQTTTAGVTRLDRD, encoded by the coding sequence ATGCCCCACAGCCATTCCTCTGCACCACGCGGCAGGGTCCGCCTCGCGCGCGGAGCGTCGCCGTGGCTCCTCCCGACCCTGGCCACCGCGGCCGTCAGTCTGGCGCGTTCCCGCCGCTCCGGACGCTGGGCCGCCGTGGCCGTACCCACCACGGCGCTCGCCGCCGGCATGCTGTGGTTCTTCCGCGACCCCGAGCGCGAGATCACCGACGGTCGAGTGATCTCCCCGGCCGACGGTGTGGTGCAGAGCATCATGCCGTGGAAGGACGGGCGCACCCGCGTCGCGATCTTCATGAGCCCGCTGAACGTGCACGTCAACCGGGCCCCGCTGGCGGGCACGGTCACCTCCGTCGAGCACATCCCGGGCGGTTATGTACCGGCGTTCAACAAGGAGAGCGAGTTCAACGAGCGGGTGATCTGGCACTTCGACACCGAGCTCGGTGACATCGAGGTGGTGCAGATCGCCGGCGCGGTGGCGCGGCGGATCGTGCCGTACGTGCCGCGCGGCTGCAAGGTCGAGCAGGGTGACCGGATCGGGCTGATCAGGTTCGGCTCCCGGGTGGACGTCTACCTCCCCGAGGGCGTCGAGCCCGCGGTCGAGGTCGGCCAGACCACCACGGCTGGGGTGACTCGCCTTGACCGTGATTGA
- a CDS encoding acyl-CoA dehydrogenase family protein, which produces MGNRLAQTDGLTDVQREILATVRRFVDKEILPFATELEHRDEYPSEIVEGLKELGIFGLMIPEEYGGLGESLLTYALTVEEIARGWMSVSGIINTHFIVAYMIGQHGTPEQKEHFLPRMATGEVRGAFSMSEPGTGSDVSAIRTKGVRDGDAYVVNGQKMWLTNGGTSHLVAVLCRTDEGQPADAPPHRSMTTFLIEKEPGFGPNPKVAGLTVPGKIEKMGYKGVDTTELILEDVRVPADRVLGGASGRGFYQMMDGVEVGRVNVAARGCGVAQRAFELGIAYAQQRHTFGKPIAEHQAIQFKLAEMATKVEAAHQMMVNAARKKDSGRRNDLEAGMAKYLAAEFCKEVVEDSFRIHGGYGFSKEYEIERLYREAPMLLIGEGTAEIQKMIIGRRLLEEYGIQG; this is translated from the coding sequence ATGGGCAACCGTCTCGCGCAGACCGACGGCCTGACCGACGTCCAGCGGGAAATCCTCGCCACCGTCCGCCGTTTCGTGGACAAGGAGATCCTGCCGTTCGCGACCGAACTCGAACACCGTGACGAATACCCGTCGGAGATCGTCGAGGGCCTCAAGGAACTCGGCATCTTCGGCCTGATGATTCCCGAGGAGTACGGCGGGCTCGGCGAGTCGCTGCTGACGTACGCGCTCACCGTGGAGGAGATCGCCCGCGGCTGGATGAGTGTGTCGGGGATCATCAACACGCATTTCATCGTGGCCTACATGATCGGGCAGCACGGGACGCCGGAGCAGAAGGAGCACTTCCTGCCGCGGATGGCGACCGGCGAGGTGCGCGGGGCCTTCTCGATGTCGGAGCCCGGGACGGGCTCGGACGTCTCCGCGATCCGCACCAAGGGGGTGCGGGACGGGGACGCGTACGTCGTCAACGGCCAGAAGATGTGGCTGACCAACGGCGGCACGTCCCATCTGGTGGCCGTGCTGTGCAGGACCGACGAGGGGCAGCCGGCCGACGCGCCCCCGCACCGGTCGATGACGACCTTCCTCATCGAGAAGGAGCCCGGCTTCGGCCCCAACCCGAAGGTCGCCGGGCTGACCGTGCCCGGCAAGATCGAGAAGATGGGCTACAAGGGCGTCGACACCACCGAGCTGATCCTGGAGGACGTACGGGTCCCCGCGGACCGCGTGCTCGGGGGCGCGAGCGGCCGCGGTTTCTACCAGATGATGGACGGGGTCGAGGTCGGCCGGGTCAATGTGGCCGCGCGCGGCTGCGGGGTGGCACAGCGGGCATTCGAGCTGGGCATCGCCTACGCGCAGCAGCGGCACACTTTCGGCAAGCCGATCGCCGAGCACCAGGCGATTCAGTTCAAGCTGGCCGAAATGGCCACGAAAGTCGAGGCCGCGCACCAGATGATGGTGAACGCGGCCCGCAAGAAGGACTCCGGGCGGCGCAACGACCTGGAGGCGGGCATGGCGAAGTACCTGGCCGCCGAGTTCTGCAAGGAGGTCGTCGAGGACTCCTTCCGTATCCACGGCGGCTACGGATTCTCCAAGGAGTACGAGATCGAGCGGCTGTACCGGGAGGCTCCGATGCTGCTCATCGGGGAGGGCACCGCCGAGATCCAGAAAATGATCATTGGCCGCCGACTGCTGGAGGAGTACGGTATCCAGGGATGA
- a CDS encoding IS30 family transposase translates to MPRRHPGRDEYERLRAAGVARRVAARQVGVNERTAKDWDWGVKKSGTTRTYADGRRVDYTTGTVTMGGVTTVPVGLPALEKQLHPRFLTLAEREQIRDLRALGWSLRAIGRALGRPASTVKREIDTNSGTGGYQPYAAHRAAAARRPRPKDRKLLREGRLRRFVQDGLRRRWSPEQICHALFKEHPDDRSMRVSVETIYQALYFQARGGLRREVQAAVRSGRTRRKPRRDPQRRTPRFTDPMVMISDRPADIEDRAVPGHWEGDLIIGAGGRSAIATLVERTTRYTMLVHLPGAAHDAETVRDGLVATIQTLPAHLRGSLTWDQGSEMARHQQFTMATGMPVYFCDPASPWQRGSNENTNGLLRQYFPKGTDLSIHSPEDLEHVAQQLNGRPRKTLDWDTPAERLRDLLTT, encoded by the coding sequence CTGCCGCGGCGGCATCCCGGGCGGGATGAGTACGAGCGGCTTCGGGCCGCCGGTGTCGCACGCCGGGTGGCGGCCCGGCAGGTCGGTGTGAACGAGCGCACGGCCAAGGACTGGGACTGGGGCGTCAAGAAGAGCGGCACCACACGCACCTATGCCGACGGCCGCCGTGTCGACTACACCACCGGGACCGTCACGATGGGCGGTGTGACCACAGTACCGGTGGGCCTGCCAGCCCTGGAAAAGCAACTGCATCCGCGATTTCTGACACTGGCCGAGCGCGAACAGATCCGCGATCTGCGTGCGCTGGGCTGGTCGCTGCGGGCGATCGGGCGTGCCCTGGGGCGGCCGGCGAGCACGGTCAAGCGGGAGATCGACACGAACTCCGGCACCGGGGGCTACCAGCCCTACGCCGCCCACCGCGCCGCTGCCGCGCGCAGGCCCCGGCCCAAGGACCGCAAACTACTGCGCGAGGGACGGCTGCGCCGCTTCGTCCAGGACGGACTGCGCAGGCGGTGGTCACCGGAGCAGATCTGCCACGCTCTGTTCAAGGAGCATCCCGACGACCGGAGCATGCGGGTGAGCGTGGAAACGATCTACCAGGCACTGTACTTCCAGGCCCGTGGCGGCCTGAGGCGGGAAGTGCAGGCCGCCGTCCGTTCCGGCCGGACCCGCCGCAAACCACGCCGCGACCCGCAGCGGCGCACACCACGGTTCACCGACCCGATGGTGATGATCAGCGACCGCCCCGCCGATATCGAGGACCGGGCGGTGCCCGGCCACTGGGAAGGCGATCTGATCATCGGCGCGGGCGGGCGCTCCGCGATCGCCACCCTGGTCGAGCGGACCACCCGCTACACCATGCTGGTCCACCTGCCCGGCGCAGCCCACGACGCCGAAACCGTCCGCGACGGCCTCGTCGCCACGATCCAGACCCTGCCCGCCCACCTGCGCGGCTCCCTCACCTGGGACCAGGGCAGCGAGATGGCACGCCACCAGCAGTTCACCATGGCCACAGGCATGCCCGTCTACTTCTGCGACCCCGCCTCACCCTGGCAACGCGGCTCCAACGAAAACACCAACGGCCTGCTCCGCCAGTACTTCCCGAAGGGAACCGACCTCAGCATCCACAGCCCCGAAGACCTCGAACACGTCGCCCAGCAACTCAACGGCCGCCCACGCAAGACACTCGACTGGGATACCCCAGCCGAGCGCCTACGTGATCTACTCACCACCTGA
- the ccrA gene encoding crotonyl-CoA carboxylase/reductase, which translates to MTSHTKEILDAILAPDSSAADFAALPLPESYRAVTVHKDEAGMFDGMSSRDKDPRTSLHVDDVPVPELGPGEALVAVMASSVNYNSVWSSIFEPVSTFAFLERYGRLSPLGKRHDLPYHVLGSDLSGVVLRTGPGVNKWRPGDRVVAHCLSVELESADGHNDTMLDPEQRIWGFETNFGGLAEIALVKSNQLMPKPAHLSWEEAAAPGLVNSTAYRQLVSRNGAGMKQGDNVLIWGASGGLGSYATQFALAGGANPICVVSSPRKAEICRRMGAEAIIDRGAEEYRFWKDEHHQDPREWKRLGGRIRELTGGEDVDIVFEHPGRETFGASVYVTRKGGTIVTCASTSGYTHEYDNRYLWMSLKRIVGSHFANYREAWEANRLVAKGKIHPTLSRTYRLEDTGQAAYDVHRNLHQGKVGVLALAPDEGLGVTDPELRERHLPAINRFKDTP; encoded by the coding sequence ATGACGAGTCATACGAAGGAAATCCTGGACGCGATCCTCGCGCCGGACAGTTCGGCCGCCGACTTCGCGGCACTGCCGCTTCCCGAGTCGTACCGCGCGGTCACCGTGCACAAGGACGAGGCCGGGATGTTCGACGGAATGTCCAGCCGCGACAAGGACCCGCGCACCTCACTGCACGTGGACGACGTGCCGGTGCCCGAACTCGGCCCCGGCGAAGCCCTCGTCGCCGTGATGGCCAGCTCGGTCAACTACAACTCGGTCTGGTCCTCGATCTTCGAGCCTGTCTCCACCTTCGCGTTCCTTGAGCGCTACGGCCGGCTGTCGCCCCTGGGCAAGCGCCACGACCTGCCGTACCACGTCCTCGGCTCGGACCTGTCGGGTGTCGTGCTGCGCACCGGGCCCGGGGTGAACAAGTGGCGGCCCGGCGACCGGGTCGTCGCGCACTGTCTGAGCGTGGAGCTGGAGTCCGCCGACGGGCACAACGACACGATGCTCGACCCCGAGCAGCGGATCTGGGGCTTCGAGACCAACTTCGGCGGCCTCGCGGAGATCGCGCTGGTCAAGTCCAACCAGCTGATGCCCAAGCCCGCGCACCTCAGCTGGGAGGAGGCCGCCGCGCCCGGCCTGGTCAACTCCACCGCCTACCGTCAGCTCGTCTCGCGCAACGGCGCCGGTATGAAGCAGGGCGACAACGTGCTGATCTGGGGCGCGAGCGGCGGACTCGGCTCGTACGCCACCCAGTTCGCGCTGGCCGGCGGCGCCAACCCGATCTGTGTGGTCTCCAGCCCGCGCAAGGCCGAGATCTGCCGGCGGATGGGCGCCGAGGCGATCATCGACCGCGGCGCGGAGGAGTACCGGTTCTGGAAGGACGAGCACCACCAGGACCCGCGTGAATGGAAGCGGCTGGGCGGCAGGATCCGCGAACTGACCGGCGGCGAGGACGTGGACATCGTCTTCGAGCACCCCGGACGCGAGACCTTCGGCGCCTCGGTCTACGTCACCCGCAAGGGCGGCACGATCGTCACCTGCGCCTCGACCAGCGGCTACACCCACGAGTACGACAACCGGTATCTGTGGATGAGCCTCAAGCGGATCGTCGGCTCGCACTTCGCCAACTACCGCGAGGCGTGGGAGGCCAACCGCCTGGTCGCCAAGGGGAAGATCCACCCCACCCTGTCGCGCACGTACCGCCTGGAGGACACCGGCCAGGCCGCGTACGACGTCCACCGCAACCTCCACCAGGGCAAGGTCGGCGTCCTCGCACTGGCCCCGGACGAGGGCCTGGGCGTGACGGACCCGGAGCTCCGCGAGCGCCACCTCCCGGCCATTAATCGTTTCAAGGACACGCCATGA
- a CDS encoding NUDIX hydrolase, translated as MSTDFASYIAGLPRILASANTLFRSADGRVLLVEPNYRDDGTWTLPGGTIESDRGESPRQGARRETVEEIGLDVAPGALIAVDWVTGPGRPPLSLYLYDGGVLTEQRLGAIRLQTEELDSWRLVAPDDLDGYLYPSAARRIRAGLAALLAGTGPAELVNGRPADAAADAADGALPN; from the coding sequence ATGAGCACTGACTTCGCCAGCTACATCGCGGGCCTGCCGAGGATCCTGGCAAGCGCCAACACCCTGTTCCGTTCGGCCGACGGCCGGGTCCTCCTCGTGGAGCCGAACTACCGTGACGACGGCACCTGGACGCTGCCCGGCGGCACGATCGAGTCGGACCGCGGCGAGTCGCCTCGGCAGGGTGCCCGCCGGGAGACGGTCGAGGAGATCGGCCTCGACGTGGCGCCGGGCGCGCTGATCGCGGTGGACTGGGTGACCGGCCCTGGGCGCCCGCCGCTGTCGCTCTATCTGTACGACGGCGGGGTCCTGACCGAGCAGCGGCTCGGGGCGATCCGGCTCCAGACGGAGGAGCTGGACTCCTGGCGGCTGGTCGCGCCCGACGATCTCGACGGCTATCTGTACCCGAGCGCCGCCCGCCGGATCCGCGCGGGCCTGGCCGCGCTGCTCGCGGGCACGGGCCCGGCCGAGCTGGTGAACGGCCGGCCCGCCGACGCCGCGGCGGACGCGGCCGACGGCGCTCTGCCGAACTGA
- a CDS encoding NUDIX hydrolase, protein MHAATPPDPAQPLIRVPRRAARVAVLAPDWSVLLLRYDNPEVGVHWAMPGGGLDPGETPREGARREVREETGWTDIEPGPLLCTWEHDFTRGTVPVRQHEHIYVAHAPRRPLTGDLAEAHAADGIQLGRWWTPAELGAAEEALWPPNLHALLGDLRVHGPRDPAPDLGYVPNGP, encoded by the coding sequence ATGCACGCGGCCACACCACCCGACCCGGCGCAGCCGCTCATACGCGTCCCGCGGCGGGCGGCACGGGTCGCCGTCCTCGCCCCGGACTGGTCGGTCCTGCTGCTGCGGTACGACAATCCGGAGGTCGGTGTCCACTGGGCGATGCCCGGGGGCGGGCTCGACCCCGGTGAGACCCCCCGCGAGGGCGCGCGGCGCGAGGTGCGCGAGGAGACCGGCTGGACGGACATCGAGCCCGGACCCCTGCTGTGCACCTGGGAGCACGACTTCACCCGGGGGACCGTGCCCGTACGGCAGCACGAGCACATCTACGTCGCGCACGCGCCGCGCCGCCCGCTGACCGGCGACCTCGCCGAGGCGCACGCGGCGGACGGCATCCAGCTCGGGCGCTGGTGGACACCGGCCGAACTCGGCGCCGCCGAGGAGGCGTTGTGGCCGCCGAATCTGCACGCGCTCCTCGGCGACCTGCGGGTGCACGGGCCGCGCGACCCGGCACCCGACCTGGGGTACGTCCCGAACGGGCCCTGA
- a CDS encoding MaoC family dehydratase: MQFGRTYEEFEIGALYKHWPGKTVTEYDDHLFCLLTMNHHPLHLDANYAEQSTDFGRNVVVGNYVYSLLLGMSVPDVSGKAIANLEVESLRHVAPTFHGDTIYGETTVLDKRPSKSRDDRGIVQVETRGYKQDGTLVCVFRRKVMVPTAAYVEQRGGEQPGRPRPAADSRGGN; the protein is encoded by the coding sequence GTGCAGTTCGGCCGCACCTATGAGGAGTTCGAAATCGGTGCGCTCTACAAGCACTGGCCCGGAAAGACGGTCACGGAATACGACGACCATCTCTTCTGCCTCCTCACCATGAATCACCACCCGCTGCACCTCGACGCCAACTACGCCGAGCAGAGCACGGACTTCGGGCGGAATGTGGTGGTCGGCAACTACGTGTACTCGCTGCTGCTGGGCATGTCGGTGCCCGACGTGTCGGGAAAGGCGATCGCCAACCTGGAGGTCGAGTCGCTGCGGCACGTGGCGCCGACCTTCCACGGCGACACGATCTACGGCGAGACGACCGTGCTGGACAAGCGGCCGTCGAAGTCCAGGGACGACCGCGGGATCGTGCAGGTGGAGACCAGGGGCTACAAGCAGGACGGCACGCTGGTGTGCGTGTTCCGCCGCAAGGTGATGGTCCCGACCGCCGCGTACGTCGAGCAGCGCGGCGGCGAACAGCCGGGCCGGCCGCGCCCGGCCGCCGACTCCCGGGGAGGGAACTGA
- a CDS encoding glycerate kinase produces MGSARVSDVPTRSTARVLIAADKFKGSLTAVQVAAHVEAGLRSVVPAVVVESLPVADGGDGTVDAAVASGFERRTVRVTGPLGETVEAAYALRDGTAVVEMAEASGLRLLPPGVFAPLTATTYGTGEVLRAALDAGARTIVLGVGGSATTDGGAGMLHALGMRLLDMDGVPVGPGGGPLAGLTSVDLSGLDARLADTEIVLASDVDNPLLGAKGAAAVYGPQKGASEADVALLDAALGRFVEVLGAESAARAAGAGAAGGVGFGALVGLGATFRAGIDVLLDVLGFEDALSRADLVITGEGSLDEQTLHGKAPVGVAQAARARGIDVVAVCGRLTLPPPALGAAGIRRAYALTDLEPDTSRCIADAGPLLERLAATLASDFLS; encoded by the coding sequence ATGGGGAGTGCCCGAGTGTCCGACGTACCGACTCGATCGACGGCCCGCGTGCTGATCGCCGCGGACAAGTTCAAGGGTTCGCTGACCGCGGTCCAGGTGGCCGCGCATGTCGAGGCCGGGCTGCGCTCGGTCGTGCCCGCGGTGGTGGTCGAGTCGCTGCCCGTCGCGGACGGCGGTGACGGCACGGTCGACGCCGCGGTCGCGAGCGGCTTCGAGCGCCGTACGGTACGGGTCACCGGGCCCCTCGGCGAGACGGTCGAGGCGGCGTACGCGCTGCGGGACGGCACGGCGGTGGTCGAGATGGCCGAGGCGTCCGGGCTGCGGCTGCTGCCGCCCGGGGTCTTCGCGCCGCTGACCGCGACGACGTACGGCACCGGTGAGGTGCTGCGGGCCGCGCTGGACGCGGGGGCGCGCACGATCGTGCTCGGGGTGGGCGGAAGCGCGACGACCGACGGCGGGGCGGGGATGCTGCACGCGCTCGGCATGCGGCTGCTCGACATGGACGGGGTGCCCGTCGGGCCGGGCGGCGGGCCGCTGGCCGGGCTGACGTCCGTGGATCTGTCCGGGCTCGACGCACGGCTGGCCGACACGGAGATCGTGCTGGCCAGTGACGTGGACAATCCGCTGCTCGGGGCGAAGGGCGCGGCGGCGGTCTACGGGCCGCAGAAGGGGGCGTCCGAGGCGGACGTGGCCCTGCTGGACGCGGCGCTCGGGCGGTTCGTGGAGGTGCTGGGCGCGGAGTCGGCCGCGCGGGCGGCGGGCGCGGGCGCGGCGGGCGGCGTCGGGTTCGGGGCGCTGGTCGGGCTCGGGGCGACGTTCCGGGCGGGGATCGACGTGCTGCTCGACGTCCTCGGCTTCGAGGACGCGCTGTCGCGGGCGGACCTGGTCATCACGGGGGAGGGGTCGCTGGACGAGCAGACGCTGCACGGGAAGGCGCCGGTCGGGGTCGCGCAGGCGGCGCGGGCGCGGGGGATCGACGTGGTGGCCGTCTGCGGGCGGCTCACGCTGCCGCCGCCGGCGCTGGGCGCGGCGGGGATCCGCCGCGCGTACGCCCTCACGGACCTGGAGCCGGACACGTCCCGCTGCATCGCTGACGCGGGCCCCCTCCTCGAACGCCTGGCCGCGACCCTGGCGTCAGATTTCCTCTCCTGA
- a CDS encoding protein meaA, with translation MTAARPKDRPWLMRTYAGHSTAEASNALYRRNLAKGQTGLSVAFDLPTQTGYDPDHVLARGEVGRVGVPVSHLGDMRRLFQDIPLDRMNTSMTINATAMWMLALYQVVAEEQGLDIAALQGTTQNDIVKEYLSRGTHVFPPVPSLRLTTDMITYAVHRVPRWNPINICSYHLQEAGATPVQEIAYAMSTAIAVLDAVFASGQVPEERRGDVVGRISFFVNAGVRFVEEMCKMRAFGRIWDTVTRERYGVRDARQRRFRYGVQVNSLGLTEAQPENNVQRIVLEMLAVTLSKDARARAVQLPAWNEALGLPRPWDQQWSLRIQQVLAHESDLLEYEDLFAGSHVVEAKVAELVGAATAEMAHIEELGGAMAAVESGYLKSRLVSSHAERRARIESGEEKIVGVNVYESTEPSPLTADLDTAIMTVDPAGEARVVAALREWRAARDERRARESLAALRSAAAGTGNLMGPTLECARAGVTTGEWSGALREVFGEFRAPTGVSGAPVTVAAEAGGELAEVRRRVADTAAELGDGRLRLLVGKPGLDGHSNGAEQIAVRARDAGFEVVYQGIRLTPEQIVAAAVAEDVHCVGLSILSGSHAALVPDVLTRLRRAGVDDVPVVVGGIIPAADAKELRSAGVAAVFTPKDFGITAIIGRIVDEIRRANQLEV, from the coding sequence ATGACGGCCGCCCGTCCGAAGGACCGCCCCTGGCTGATGCGGACCTACGCCGGGCACTCCACCGCCGAGGCGTCCAACGCGCTGTACCGGCGCAACCTCGCCAAGGGCCAGACCGGTCTGTCCGTCGCCTTCGACCTGCCGACGCAGACCGGCTACGACCCGGACCACGTGCTGGCCCGCGGCGAGGTCGGCCGGGTCGGCGTGCCGGTGTCCCATCTCGGCGACATGCGGCGGCTGTTCCAGGACATCCCGCTGGACCGGATGAACACCTCGATGACCATCAACGCCACCGCCATGTGGATGCTCGCGCTCTACCAGGTGGTCGCCGAGGAGCAGGGGCTCGACATCGCGGCCCTCCAGGGCACGACGCAGAACGACATCGTCAAGGAGTACCTGTCGCGGGGCACCCATGTCTTCCCGCCGGTCCCCTCGCTGCGGCTGACCACCGACATGATCACGTACGCCGTCCACCGCGTCCCCCGGTGGAACCCGATCAACATCTGCAGCTACCACCTCCAGGAGGCCGGGGCCACGCCCGTGCAGGAGATCGCCTACGCGATGTCCACCGCGATCGCCGTGCTGGACGCGGTGTTCGCCTCCGGGCAGGTGCCCGAGGAGCGGCGCGGGGACGTGGTCGGGCGGATCTCGTTCTTCGTGAACGCGGGCGTGCGGTTCGTCGAGGAGATGTGCAAGATGCGCGCCTTCGGCCGTATCTGGGACACCGTCACCCGTGAGCGGTACGGCGTCCGGGACGCCCGGCAGCGCCGCTTCCGCTACGGCGTGCAGGTCAACTCGCTCGGCCTGACCGAGGCGCAGCCGGAGAACAACGTCCAGCGGATCGTGCTGGAGATGCTGGCCGTCACGCTGTCCAAGGACGCCCGCGCCCGCGCGGTCCAGCTCCCGGCGTGGAACGAGGCGCTGGGCCTGCCCCGGCCGTGGGACCAGCAGTGGAGCCTGCGCATCCAGCAGGTGCTGGCGCACGAGAGCGATCTGCTGGAGTACGAGGACCTCTTCGCCGGCAGCCATGTCGTCGAGGCGAAGGTCGCCGAACTGGTCGGGGCGGCCACCGCGGAGATGGCGCACATCGAGGAACTGGGCGGCGCCATGGCCGCGGTGGAGTCCGGTTACCTCAAGTCGCGGCTGGTGTCCTCGCACGCCGAGCGGCGGGCCAGGATCGAGTCGGGCGAGGAGAAGATCGTCGGGGTCAATGTCTACGAGTCCACCGAGCCCAGTCCGCTGACGGCCGACCTGGACACCGCGATCATGACCGTCGACCCGGCCGGTGAGGCCCGGGTGGTGGCCGCGCTGCGCGAATGGCGGGCGGCGCGCGACGAGCGGCGGGCGCGGGAGTCGTTGGCCGCGCTGCGGTCGGCCGCCGCGGGCACCGGGAACCTGATGGGCCCCACCCTGGAGTGCGCCCGCGCGGGCGTGACCACCGGGGAGTGGTCGGGGGCGCTGCGGGAGGTGTTCGGCGAGTTCCGCGCGCCGACCGGGGTGAGCGGCGCGCCGGTCACGGTGGCCGCCGAGGCGGGCGGCGAACTGGCCGAGGTCCGCCGCCGGGTCGCCGACACCGCCGCCGAACTCGGCGACGGCCGGCTGCGGCTGCTGGTCGGCAAGCCGGGTCTGGACGGGCACTCCAACGGCGCCGAGCAGATCGCCGTACGGGCCAGGGACGCCGGTTTCGAGGTGGTCTACCAGGGGATCAGGCTCACCCCCGAGCAGATCGTCGCCGCGGCCGTAGCCGAGGACGTGCACTGTGTGGGCCTGTCGATCCTGTCCGGCTCGCACGCCGCGCTCGTGCCGGACGTGCTGACAAGGCTGCGCCGGGCGGGGGTGGACGATGTGCCGGTGGTGGTCGGCGGGATCATCCCGGCCGCGGACGCCAAGGAGCTGCGCTCGGCGGGTGTGGCCGCCGTCTTCACGCCGAAGGACTTCGGTATCACCGCAATCATCGGCCGGATCGTGGACGAGATCCGGCGAGCGAACCAGTTGGAGGTATGA
- the pssA gene encoding CDP-diacylglycerol--serine O-phosphatidyltransferase, giving the protein MTVIEPDTESTWVKELQEREEVADLPLSTRLSIADALTLGNAICGFMAVYFTTTGVLVPHLMGTNDGAMSKHSAANAVTLMLMASVFDLFDGLVARKLRSSAMGAELDNLSDLISFGLAPAYFVVVWGIVSDDAHGKVAALAAVLLVLAVVLRLARFSCTTLRDGVFQGMPSPFGAMTVVSLILLELPFVPTVLAIVGVAWLMVSRVEYPKPRGRLALMTFCWTLISMGCLAAWTLDVPGGHTLLQTGAALQCVAAAVIPCFATTRRVNTFRANRREARAEAAR; this is encoded by the coding sequence TTGACCGTGATTGAACCGGACACCGAGTCGACCTGGGTGAAGGAGCTGCAGGAACGGGAGGAAGTCGCCGACCTCCCGCTGTCCACCCGGCTCTCCATCGCGGACGCGCTCACGCTCGGTAACGCGATCTGCGGATTCATGGCCGTGTACTTCACGACCACCGGCGTGCTCGTGCCGCATCTCATGGGTACGAACGACGGCGCCATGTCCAAGCACAGCGCGGCGAACGCGGTCACGTTGATGCTGATGGCGTCGGTCTTCGACCTCTTCGACGGGCTCGTGGCGCGCAAGCTGCGGAGCTCCGCGATGGGGGCGGAGCTGGACAATCTCTCCGACCTGATCAGCTTCGGGCTGGCGCCCGCGTACTTCGTGGTCGTGTGGGGGATCGTCTCCGACGACGCGCACGGGAAGGTGGCCGCGCTGGCGGCCGTACTGCTCGTGCTGGCGGTGGTGCTGCGGCTGGCCCGGTTCTCGTGCACGACGCTGCGGGACGGGGTCTTCCAGGGCATGCCGAGTCCCTTCGGGGCGATGACGGTGGTGTCGCTGATCCTGCTGGAGCTGCCGTTCGTTCCGACGGTCCTCGCGATCGTGGGGGTCGCGTGGCTGATGGTGAGCCGGGTCGAGTACCCCAAGCCGCGGGGGCGGCTGGCGCTGATGACGTTCTGCTGGACGCTGATCAGCATGGGGTGCTTGGCCGCTTGGACGCTGGACGTTCCCGGTGGGCATACGTTGCTCCAGACCGGGGCGGCGTTGCAGTGTGTGGCGGCGGCGGTCATTCCGTGCTTTGCGACTACGCGTCGCGTCAACACGTTTCGCGCCAATCGGCGCGAGGCGCGGGCCGAAGCGGCCCGCTGA